In Colwellia sp. PAMC 20917, a single genomic region encodes these proteins:
- a CDS encoding DUF3427 domain-containing protein, producing MNQTGIYEQLITQLVEQNLDRESFYVGERSLEAAEAATWLSRFLTRIIEIAMDSVPGGDNRISDQISLANTIVQWLSRHIKDEELISDNLLDSQGKILTALFDKSNPIAADLPKHVEAIMPITGLTQSELFCGSNVGISLETEIKREIQSSDKIYWLVSFIKWAGIRIFKNELESFTRSGKQLKIITTSYMGATDAKAVEFLASLPNTEVKLSYNTNRERLHAKSYLFMRNTGFHTGYIGSSNLSHSALTSGLEWNLKITSQEIPHIIEKSLSTFETYWESPDFEHFDGEVESREKLSNALQEAKGSFNTSTPSFYFDIKPHSHQQTILEKLQVERDLHNRYRNLVVAATGTGKTIISAFDFSRFYNKNPEAKFLFIAHREEILKQALGAYRGVLKNSSFGELWVGNNKPSKYQHLFASIQSLNNQIDTLTLSEDYFDYIVIDEVHHISASSYRAVLKHFSPKILLGLTATPERHDGTDILSDFCNVIAAEIRLPEAINQRHLSPFQYFAIDDDTDLTKISWSKGRYDIAELTHLYTYNDQRVLRILQSLDEIVTDISQMRALAFCVSKDHAKFMAQKFTLHNIACDVLTSDNSKDREIQQQRLKSKQINVLFVVDIFNEGVDIPELDTLLFLRPTESLTIFLQQLGRGLRLTNDKECCTVLDFVGNSRPEYDFSHKFRALVGKTNQAIAKEVKQGFPHLPLGCRIELQEKTQAMILKNISQATLNKNKLISLVINFPHATHLPLTLTNFLHIYPNITLEDIYKVKFGQFGGWSVLLAASKEKEIKPVNKELYAAYYRAINNRLMNCSSISYLRFINTLCENNFSIYPDSVGVEKRKSQQIFALMCHYDFWDKTGNNAGFSDLTQSIASLRDTKLESELNEVISNLIERLEVSEFTMPTVNNSVVDESPLKMHVRYPKEHILVAFGDSTFTKKSSSREGVLNIPDANTELLFVTLNKCEKQFSATTMYHDYAISPTLFHWQTQNSARPNSGRGLGYIKQKENKKTFLLFVREQAKDENGRTMGFVNFGPVDFVKYEGSQPMNITWKLKHPMPAYLWHETAKLAVG from the coding sequence ATGAATCAAACGGGTATCTATGAGCAACTAATAACGCAGTTAGTTGAACAAAACTTAGATCGTGAATCGTTTTATGTTGGTGAAAGATCATTGGAAGCTGCCGAAGCGGCAACATGGTTATCCCGTTTCTTAACCCGTATCATCGAAATTGCTATGGACTCTGTGCCAGGCGGTGACAATCGAATTAGCGATCAAATAAGCCTAGCAAATACCATAGTGCAATGGCTCAGTAGACATATTAAAGATGAAGAATTAATTAGTGATAACCTCTTAGATAGCCAAGGTAAAATTCTTACTGCGTTATTTGATAAATCAAACCCTATTGCTGCTGATTTGCCCAAACATGTTGAAGCTATAATGCCAATAACAGGGCTAACGCAAAGTGAATTGTTTTGTGGCAGTAATGTTGGTATTTCACTAGAAACTGAAATTAAAAGAGAGATCCAATCATCAGATAAAATCTATTGGCTAGTCTCATTCATAAAGTGGGCTGGCATTCGAATATTTAAAAATGAATTAGAGTCTTTTACCCGGAGTGGTAAGCAATTAAAAATAATAACTACATCATACATGGGCGCTACTGATGCTAAAGCAGTTGAATTTTTAGCATCACTACCTAATACCGAAGTTAAACTTAGCTACAATACTAACCGTGAAAGACTTCACGCTAAATCCTATTTATTTATGCGTAATACAGGTTTTCATACGGGTTATATTGGTTCATCGAACTTATCACATTCAGCACTAACTAGTGGCTTAGAGTGGAACCTAAAGATCACCTCTCAAGAAATACCCCATATTATTGAAAAATCCCTAAGCACGTTTGAAACCTATTGGGAATCACCTGATTTTGAACACTTTGACGGCGAAGTAGAAAGCAGGGAAAAACTAAGCAATGCACTACAAGAAGCAAAAGGCAGTTTTAACACATCAACGCCTAGCTTCTATTTTGATATCAAACCTCATTCCCATCAACAAACCATACTAGAAAAATTACAAGTTGAGCGAGACCTACATAACCGGTATCGTAATTTGGTCGTTGCGGCAACGGGAACAGGCAAAACCATAATTTCAGCTTTTGACTTTTCTCGTTTCTATAATAAAAACCCCGAAGCAAAGTTTTTGTTTATAGCCCATAGGGAAGAAATACTTAAACAGGCACTGGGTGCCTATCGTGGTGTATTAAAAAATAGTTCTTTTGGGGAATTGTGGGTAGGTAATAACAAACCAAGTAAGTATCAGCACCTATTCGCCTCTATTCAAAGCTTAAATAATCAAATTGATACATTAACCCTAAGTGAAGATTACTTTGATTATATTGTCATTGACGAAGTTCACCATATTTCTGCGAGTAGCTATCGCGCCGTATTAAAGCACTTTAGCCCTAAAATACTATTGGGATTAACTGCAACCCCTGAGCGACATGATGGTACAGATATACTAAGTGATTTCTGCAACGTTATTGCTGCGGAGATACGGTTACCAGAAGCGATAAACCAACGACACCTTTCCCCATTTCAATACTTTGCAATCGATGACGATACCGATTTAACTAAAATATCATGGTCTAAAGGCCGATATGATATTGCCGAGTTAACGCATCTATATACTTATAACGATCAACGTGTTCTTCGAATATTACAAAGCCTTGATGAGATTGTTACTGATATATCTCAAATGCGAGCATTGGCGTTCTGTGTAAGTAAAGACCACGCAAAGTTTATGGCTCAGAAATTCACGCTACACAATATTGCTTGTGATGTATTAACTAGCGATAACAGTAAAGACCGTGAAATTCAGCAGCAACGACTTAAATCAAAGCAAATTAATGTATTGTTTGTTGTCGATATATTTAATGAAGGTGTCGATATTCCAGAGTTAGACACCTTGCTGTTTTTACGACCCACTGAAAGCTTAACTATATTTCTTCAGCAACTTGGTCGAGGGCTAAGATTAACAAACGATAAAGAGTGCTGCACAGTATTAGACTTCGTAGGTAACTCACGCCCAGAGTATGACTTTTCACATAAATTTAGAGCATTAGTAGGTAAAACAAACCAGGCAATCGCGAAAGAAGTTAAGCAAGGGTTCCCTCACCTACCTTTAGGTTGTCGAATAGAGTTACAAGAAAAAACTCAAGCAATGATATTAAAGAATATTAGCCAAGCAACACTTAACAAAAATAAGTTAATTAGCTTAGTTATAAACTTTCCTCATGCTACTCACTTACCATTAACGTTGACTAACTTTTTACACATCTACCCAAATATCACACTAGAAGATATTTATAAGGTCAAATTTGGCCAGTTTGGAGGATGGTCAGTATTACTTGCTGCAAGTAAGGAGAAAGAAATCAAACCTGTTAATAAGGAGCTTTATGCTGCTTATTACCGTGCAATCAATAATAGGTTAATGAACTGTTCTTCAATTTCTTATCTACGTTTTATTAATACGCTTTGTGAGAACAATTTCTCAATTTACCCAGATAGTGTTGGAGTCGAGAAGAGAAAATCACAGCAGATTTTTGCTTTAATGTGCCATTATGATTTTTGGGACAAAACAGGTAATAATGCTGGATTTAGTGATTTAACCCAAAGCATAGCGTCTCTTAGGGATACAAAATTAGAAAGCGAGTTAAACGAAGTTATTTCTAACCTTATTGAACGACTAGAGGTTAGTGAGTTTACTATGCCAACCGTTAATAATTCTGTTGTGGATGAATCCCCACTAAAAATGCATGTTAGATACCCCAAAGAGCATATTTTAGTTGCCTTTGGTGATAGTACTTTTACAAAGAAATCATCGAGTCGTGAAGGTGTATTGAATATACCTGACGCTAACACAGAGTTGTTATTTGTAACTTTGAATAAATGTGAAAAGCAGTTTTCAGCAACCACTATGTATCATGACTATGCGATTAGCCCTACGCTGTTCCACTGGCAAACTCAAAATAGCGCTCGACCAAATTCTGGCCGAGGTTTGGGTTACATCAAACAAAAAGAAAATAAGAAAACATTCCTTTTATTTGTGCGTGAACAAGCCAAAGATGAAAACGGCAGAACGATGGGGTTTGTGAACTTTGGGCCCGTAGATTTTGTGAAATATGAAGGCAGCCAGCCAATGAATATAACTTGGAAGTTAAAACACCCCATGCCAGCATATTTGTGGCATGAGACGGCTAAGTTGGCCGTTGGTTAA
- a CDS encoding IS110 family transposase yields the protein MIKHNILFIGLDTHKTFTEVAYIEDQRGAKSTHLGKILSNKAAFKKLARQLQSKYPDATLHFVYEAGPCGYWIYRFLTSLNHCCYVIAPSLIPKKPGDKIKTDKRDALKLAKLLKSEDLTSIYVPEPEDEAVRDLSRARETGMKDLKDAKYQLKALLLRNNINSKIKDNWSLQHLRWLAELVLPHPCQQIVLQEAVLTINERLKRLKRLDNELTHQVKNWRFYPVVKAIQALRGVRLLVATGVIAELGDLSRFDHPRKLMSYLGLVPSEHSSGDKRHLGAITKCGNSRARRLLVEGAHSYKHNANISKEMQLRQEGLSKEIIDMAWQAQLRLCRRYQRLMHKGKHRNVVVTAIAREMIAYIWAISREVVLPKIDVKLRISRVPA from the coding sequence ATGATAAAACATAACATACTTTTCATTGGCTTAGATACCCATAAAACATTTACTGAAGTCGCTTATATTGAAGACCAACGTGGCGCTAAATCAACTCATCTAGGTAAAATACTCAGTAATAAAGCCGCCTTTAAAAAACTTGCACGACAATTACAATCAAAATATCCAGATGCCACACTTCATTTTGTTTACGAAGCAGGTCCTTGTGGCTATTGGATTTACCGCTTTCTCACCAGCCTTAATCATTGTTGCTATGTCATCGCACCTTCTCTTATCCCTAAAAAACCAGGAGATAAAATCAAAACCGATAAACGTGATGCGCTCAAACTTGCAAAGCTGCTCAAGTCTGAAGACTTAACATCTATCTATGTCCCTGAGCCCGAAGATGAAGCCGTACGGGACTTATCTCGGGCACGAGAAACAGGCATGAAAGACTTAAAGGATGCTAAATATCAACTTAAAGCATTGTTATTACGTAACAACATTAACAGCAAAATAAAAGATAACTGGTCATTACAACATTTGCGTTGGCTCGCTGAATTAGTATTACCTCATCCTTGTCAGCAAATTGTTTTGCAAGAAGCGGTTTTAACCATTAATGAACGACTAAAACGCTTAAAAAGGCTGGATAATGAATTAACACATCAAGTGAAAAACTGGCGGTTTTATCCTGTAGTTAAAGCGATACAGGCGCTCCGTGGTGTGAGGTTATTAGTCGCCACAGGAGTGATTGCCGAACTAGGTGACTTATCACGGTTCGACCATCCTAGAAAATTAATGAGTTACCTTGGTCTTGTACCAAGCGAACATTCAAGTGGCGATAAACGCCATTTAGGTGCTATTACCAAATGCGGTAACAGCCGTGCAAGACGACTACTGGTCGAAGGTGCACATTCGTATAAACACAACGCCAATATTTCAAAAGAAATGCAATTAAGACAAGAAGGCTTAAGCAAAGAAATTATTGATATGGCTTGGCAAGCTCAACTGAGGTTGTGCCGCCGCTATCAACGACTCATGCATAAAGGCAAACATCGTAATGTGGTCGTTACGGCCATCGCCAGAGAAATGATCGCTTATATTTGGGCTATTTCTCGCGAGGTAGTGCTACCAAAAATTGATGTGAAGCTAAGAATATCGAGAGTACCTGCATGA
- a CDS encoding PRC-barrel domain-containing protein produces the protein MTKDLYFDDKHWVIRYLVVETGSWLSSKKILLSPISIKEFNQEHKKLTVTITREQVKKSPEIDSEKPVSRQHEVDHMAYYGYEHYWGNTGIWGSEPSPNMMALGYYSVAPKPDNLDNPEISADIKAALSRDNDHHLRSSHAVVGYHLDAIDGELGHLQGMLIDIDTWAIRYLIINTSNWWLGHLVLIAPKWIKEVSWPTTKIYADMTQQQVKDAPTFDPSVPFSLEHEQNLQTHYSRNDE, from the coding sequence TTGACCAAAGATCTTTATTTTGATGATAAGCATTGGGTGATCCGATATTTGGTGGTCGAAACGGGGTCTTGGTTATCAAGCAAAAAAATATTGCTTTCCCCCATATCAATCAAAGAGTTTAATCAGGAGCATAAGAAGCTTACTGTCACAATCACAAGAGAACAGGTAAAAAAAAGTCCTGAAATAGATAGCGAAAAACCGGTCTCTAGGCAGCATGAGGTCGATCATATGGCATATTATGGTTACGAACATTACTGGGGTAACACAGGTATTTGGGGAAGTGAACCGAGTCCTAACATGATGGCACTTGGTTATTATAGTGTCGCGCCAAAGCCAGATAACTTAGATAACCCAGAGATATCCGCAGACATCAAGGCTGCACTATCACGGGATAATGATCATCATCTACGCAGTAGTCATGCAGTGGTGGGTTATCACCTTGATGCAATAGACGGTGAATTGGGTCACTTGCAAGGTATGTTAATAGATATTGACACTTGGGCTATTCGTTATTTAATTATTAACACCAGTAATTGGTGGTTGGGTCATTTGGTTTTGATTGCGCCTAAATGGATTAAAGAGGTGAGTTGGCCTACCACAAAAATTTATGCTGATATGACGCAGCAGCAAGTGAAAGATGCACCAACGTTCGATCCCTCAGTGCCTTTTAGTCTTGAACATGAGCAAAAT
- a CDS encoding copper resistance protein B, which produces MGIGSGLSSAELGLRLRYEFSKRFAPYIGLKFNQGFGKTADYLIAEGGKKSYTSLMAGLRFCF; this is translated from the coding sequence ATGGGAATTGGATCTGGATTATCATCTGCTGAACTAGGGTTGCGTTTACGCTATGAATTTTCTAAAAGATTTGCGCCCTATATCGGGCTTAAGTTTAATCAAGGCTTTGGTAAAACGGCCGACTACCTAATCGCCGAAGGCGGTAAGAAATCTTACACCAGCCTGATGGCAGGTTTAAGATTCTGTTTTTAA
- a CDS encoding YobI family P-loop NTPase, with amino-acid sequence MLNTVANFLKKSLVDLCWKLIQLNSEKPVFNSSKLPDLCPTDNAENCEEYIDRLNELLINREVVKEIAITAPYSGGKSSFINTYMRLNPYHKYTCISLGAFTDDKPKNGGEGDTTCINKVEKSIVQQILYKTDSESAPNSRFRKIIKSHPNYFNTISSSISFVILGIAIAIMSYIPEYSLKHIFSEFIKNGIITSFSLVLIIYVTSILILSIKDAFKIFPKFDLSKFNPLKGEVAFEQRSNDSVFNIYLEEIIYYFSKTKSDVVFFEDLDRFERSDIFVQLKELNKLINDSADVKQSVRFIYALKDDVFKGASRTKFFDAIIPIIPITNKSNSFPLLKRLLKDSGFENEFKDVYLRDIAVFVDDMRMLKNIVAEYGIYKPILQKNLLQIELQKLFSFIIYKNIYCDDFAELHSGNGKLASFFNNLKSLKSDFKSSVQDKVHLLEQKIIDSEQEHLQSIKELNSAYLLLALNNSQVSGINSIDNQPIDILIDPDIFKGLLEKNNLQAIYGNRYGSNINFKDLVNSIKPSYETRKNNIENKSKSYRAKTSSEIKKFRQQLSSIPHLSITELINQYDRLRVFKAINDEKLLIHLIERGYIDEQYHLYISVFYEGNIAKSDMDFVMAVKSNEKTDPNKALINCTEILKYFSEDEFRSSSFFNYNMLDHLLAKGLESIVINVIEYVLKPQDNNIEVIYEANQELVNTKEFGVLIIENWATVWLSIISYKNITTEKRNELLVGLLLSVVNNELIEDNIEAIKDYIDGNENIANAIPAEKNTITQIQDLFKYLQVEFQQINDCANNVDFLKFLIKEELFDINQANLLVALNSLSNKTFSNTFSLSDVYELDNMDFINLIENNIVTVSHLIESGEIGIGNKVQYRNILNNVQIDNKVKQKIIANKKFKIDNLSEISEGTGLWGILFQSNKINTSWENVIKFMRSKIFVKSQLASFLNLSPVYSELLKTVVSLSDEDKSTFIDLLISDDINLLSFEKLQIFVDNLFNEISLENIANDKLNSLVLNGNISVTKSNYKELKEIDYKLSCLLLEQDFDTFLTEIDFENFSFEEAEINFDFDELRILLISSKLTAKQKNIIIIEHLEELKNSPDVISDAVISNFNEPQFSKVKISADLLEHLLRTSSSTEERITVYTNQIKNLEPDHQNRLLSLLGSDYHNIVTTRSNTSIPNTPYNFNLVNELEKAELISSFSYTESLLGGKQLKVNAKRKK; translated from the coding sequence ATGCTTAATACAGTAGCAAATTTTTTGAAAAAATCGCTTGTAGATCTATGTTGGAAATTAATTCAGCTTAATAGTGAAAAACCAGTTTTTAACTCATCTAAACTTCCAGATCTCTGCCCAACGGATAATGCTGAAAATTGTGAAGAATATATTGATCGATTAAATGAATTATTAATTAATCGTGAAGTGGTAAAAGAAATAGCAATAACAGCGCCTTATTCTGGGGGGAAAAGCTCATTTATTAATACTTATATGAGGCTTAATCCGTATCATAAATATACTTGTATATCACTTGGTGCATTTACCGATGATAAGCCTAAAAATGGTGGTGAAGGAGATACAACATGTATAAATAAAGTTGAAAAAAGTATTGTTCAACAGATTTTATATAAAACCGACAGCGAGAGTGCTCCAAATTCAAGGTTTAGAAAAATAATTAAATCCCACCCTAATTATTTTAATACTATTAGCTCATCAATTAGTTTTGTAATACTGGGTATTGCCATCGCAATAATGTCTTATATACCTGAATACTCATTAAAACATATTTTTTCTGAGTTTATAAAAAATGGTATAATTACCAGCTTTTCATTGGTATTGATCATTTATGTTACTTCTATCCTTATTTTATCCATAAAAGATGCCTTCAAAATATTCCCTAAGTTTGATTTGAGTAAATTTAATCCATTAAAAGGAGAGGTTGCTTTTGAACAGCGTTCAAATGACTCTGTATTTAATATTTATTTAGAAGAAATTATATATTATTTTTCCAAAACAAAATCAGATGTCGTTTTTTTTGAAGATTTAGACAGGTTCGAACGGTCAGATATTTTTGTTCAGCTTAAAGAGCTGAATAAATTAATCAATGATAGTGCAGATGTTAAGCAAAGCGTTCGGTTCATATATGCATTGAAAGACGATGTTTTTAAAGGAGCAAGTAGAACAAAGTTTTTTGATGCAATAATTCCTATTATTCCCATTACAAATAAATCAAACTCATTTCCTTTATTAAAGCGCCTCTTAAAAGATTCTGGCTTTGAAAATGAATTTAAAGATGTTTATCTAAGAGATATTGCTGTTTTTGTTGATGATATGCGAATGTTGAAAAATATCGTAGCTGAATACGGAATATATAAACCTATTCTTCAAAAAAATCTCCTTCAAATTGAACTGCAAAAGCTATTCAGTTTTATTATTTATAAAAATATTTATTGTGATGATTTTGCTGAACTTCATTCTGGCAATGGCAAATTAGCATCGTTTTTTAATAACTTAAAAAGTTTGAAAAGCGATTTTAAAAGTTCAGTTCAAGATAAAGTTCATTTACTTGAACAAAAGATAATTGATTCAGAACAGGAGCACTTACAGAGCATTAAAGAGTTAAATTCTGCATATTTACTATTAGCACTTAATAATTCCCAAGTATCAGGTATAAATTCTATCGATAATCAACCCATTGATATATTGATTGATCCCGATATATTTAAAGGATTATTAGAAAAGAATAACTTACAAGCAATATACGGCAATAGGTATGGCAGTAATATAAACTTTAAAGACTTAGTTAATAGTATTAAGCCTTCATATGAAACCCGTAAGAATAATATAGAAAATAAAAGTAAAAGTTACAGGGCTAAAACTAGTTCAGAAATTAAAAAATTTAGACAACAGTTATCTTCAATCCCACACTTATCTATTACAGAGCTAATTAATCAGTATGACCGATTAAGGGTATTCAAAGCCATTAATGATGAAAAATTACTTATTCACCTGATTGAAAGGGGGTATATAGATGAACAATACCATCTTTATATATCTGTTTTTTACGAGGGAAATATTGCTAAAAGTGATATGGATTTTGTTATGGCGGTTAAGAGTAATGAAAAAACTGACCCAAATAAAGCTCTAATAAATTGTACTGAAATTCTTAAGTATTTCTCCGAGGATGAGTTCCGCAGTTCTTCGTTTTTTAATTACAATATGCTTGACCATTTATTAGCTAAGGGACTCGAAAGCATAGTTATTAACGTCATTGAGTATGTCTTAAAGCCGCAGGATAATAATATAGAGGTTATCTACGAGGCTAATCAAGAACTTGTTAATACTAAAGAGTTTGGGGTTTTAATAATTGAGAACTGGGCTACGGTTTGGTTAAGTATTATATCGTATAAAAATATAACAACAGAAAAAAGAAATGAGCTTTTAGTTGGGCTACTATTAAGTGTCGTTAACAATGAGCTTATCGAAGATAATATTGAAGCTATTAAAGACTATATTGATGGAAATGAAAATATTGCCAATGCTATTCCTGCGGAAAAAAATACAATAACTCAAATACAAGATCTATTCAAATACTTACAAGTTGAGTTTCAACAAATAAATGACTGCGCTAATAATGTTGATTTTTTAAAGTTTCTCATCAAAGAAGAGTTATTTGACATTAACCAAGCAAATTTATTGGTAGCACTTAACTCCCTAAGTAATAAAACCTTTTCTAATACCTTTAGCCTTTCTGATGTCTATGAATTAGATAATATGGATTTTATTAACCTTATTGAAAATAACATTGTCACTGTTTCTCACTTAATCGAGTCTGGCGAAATAGGAATAGGTAACAAAGTTCAATATCGAAATATTCTTAATAATGTTCAGATAGATAATAAAGTTAAACAAAAAATCATTGCTAATAAGAAGTTTAAAATTGATAATTTATCTGAAATATCCGAAGGAACTGGCCTGTGGGGCATACTATTCCAAAGTAATAAAATAAATACATCTTGGGAAAATGTAATTAAGTTTATGCGCTCAAAAATATTCGTAAAGAGCCAACTTGCTAGCTTTTTAAATTTATCTCCAGTTTATTCTGAATTACTTAAAACTGTGGTGAGTTTAAGTGATGAAGATAAGAGTACATTCATTGATTTGCTGATAAGTGACGATATTAACCTCCTATCGTTTGAAAAGCTTCAGATATTTGTTGATAATTTGTTTAATGAAATTAGCCTAGAAAATATAGCAAACGATAAATTAAATAGCCTAGTCCTTAACGGAAATATTAGCGTTACTAAATCTAATTATAAAGAGCTAAAAGAGATTGATTATAAGCTTTCGTGTTTATTATTAGAGCAAGACTTTGATACATTTTTAACCGAAATAGACTTTGAAAATTTTAGTTTTGAAGAGGCTGAAATTAACTTTGATTTTGATGAATTACGTATTCTCTTAATCTCATCAAAACTCACTGCTAAGCAAAAAAATATTATTATTATTGAACATCTAGAAGAATTGAAAAATTCACCTGATGTAATATCAGACGCAGTTATTTCTAATTTTAATGAACCCCAATTTTCTAAAGTGAAAATAAGTGCTGATCTGCTGGAACATCTATTGAGGACTAGTAGTTCCACAGAAGAGAGGATTACTGTTTATACCAACCAAATTAAAAATTTAGAACCAGATCATCAAAACAGACTTTTGAGCTTGCTTGGTAGCGATTACCATAACATTGTAACTACTAGGTCAAATACGAGCATCCCTAATACACCATATAATTTCAATCTAGTAAATGAATTAGAAAAAGCTGAACTAATATCCTCATTCAGCTACACCGAATCTCTTCTAGGGGGTAAGCAATTAAAAGTAAATGCTAAACGGAAGAAGTAA
- the prpD gene encoding 2-methylcitrate dehydratase, whose translation MNSNTDINNRPDYDHVIQDIADYVMNFEVTSEKALDTARNCLMDTLGCGLLALRFPECTKHLGPIVQGTLVPKGSRVPGTSLSLDPIKAAWDIGCIIRWLDYNDTWLAAEWGHPSDNLGGILAVADHLSQVRLSKGEQPFTMREVLEAIIMAHEVQGVIALENSFNRVGLCHVLLVRVASTAVITKMMGGNREQIMAAISQAWVDGSALRTYRHAPNAGSRKSWAAGDATSRAVRLADMSMRGEMGIPSVLTAPQWGFYDVSFSKTNKDQALKPEAERQFSFSQEYGSYVMENILFKISFPAEFHAQTAAEASVILHPEVKSRLADIKKIVIRTHESAIRIISKTGALANAADRDHCLQYMVAVPLAFGGLTAEHYEDDFHAAHPIIDELRDKMEVVEDKRFTAEYLEADKRAIANAIQIFFNDGSSTEEVLVEYPVGHRRRRQEGIPLLEQKFKANLATRFPSHQCKTIFTLFKDQATLESKAVNRFMDLFVIASV comes from the coding sequence ATGAATAGTAATACAGATATTAACAACCGTCCCGATTACGATCATGTCATCCAAGATATCGCAGATTATGTCATGAATTTTGAAGTCACCAGTGAAAAAGCGCTCGATACCGCGCGTAACTGTTTAATGGACACCCTCGGTTGCGGATTGCTAGCGCTGCGCTTTCCTGAATGTACAAAACACCTTGGTCCTATAGTACAAGGCACCCTTGTGCCTAAAGGCTCGCGAGTGCCGGGAACATCGTTGTCGCTCGACCCGATTAAAGCCGCTTGGGACATAGGTTGTATTATCCGCTGGCTCGATTACAACGACACTTGGTTGGCTGCTGAATGGGGACATCCATCGGATAATTTAGGCGGCATTTTGGCAGTGGCTGATCATTTATCTCAGGTCAGGCTATCGAAGGGCGAACAGCCTTTTACCATGCGAGAAGTGCTTGAAGCCATTATCATGGCGCATGAAGTTCAAGGCGTAATAGCGCTAGAAAATTCTTTTAATCGCGTTGGTTTGTGCCATGTATTATTAGTTCGAGTGGCCTCAACGGCGGTCATCACAAAAATGATGGGCGGCAATAGAGAACAAATCATGGCGGCGATCTCGCAAGCTTGGGTCGATGGCTCTGCGCTGCGCACCTATCGTCACGCACCCAATGCGGGTTCTCGTAAATCTTGGGCCGCGGGCGACGCGACCTCAAGAGCTGTGCGTTTGGCCGACATGTCGATGCGCGGTGAAATGGGCATTCCAAGCGTATTAACCGCTCCGCAGTGGGGCTTTTACGACGTCTCTTTTTCGAAGACGAATAAAGACCAAGCACTTAAACCAGAGGCTGAACGTCAGTTTTCGTTTTCTCAAGAGTATGGTTCTTACGTGATGGAAAACATTTTGTTTAAGATTTCTTTCCCCGCAGAGTTCCATGCGCAAACTGCCGCGGAAGCTTCGGTTATCCTGCATCCTGAGGTGAAAAGTCGCTTAGCGGATATTAAGAAAATCGTCATTCGCACCCACGAATCGGCCATTCGCATTATTTCTAAAACAGGTGCACTTGCTAATGCTGCAGATCGTGACCACTGTTTGCAGTATATGGTTGCGGTGCCGCTGGCGTTTGGAGGGCTAACCGCCGAACATTACGAAGACGACTTTCATGCCGCGCATCCCATTATTGATGAACTGCGAGACAAAATGGAGGTTGTCGAAGATAAACGCTTTACCGCAGAGTATTTAGAAGCAGATAAACGCGCTATCGCTAACGCCATTCAAATTTTTTTCAACGATGGCAGCAGCACAGAAGAAGTGCTAGTGGAATACCCTGTGGGACATCGTCGCCGTCGCCAAGAAGGGATCCCGCTATTGGAGCAAAAGTTCAAAGCGAACTTAGCGACGCGGTTTCCGAGCCATCAATGCAAAACTATTTTCACACTGTTTAAAGATCAAGCCACGCTTGAGTCCAAAGCAGTAAACCGTTTTATGGACTTGTTTGTTATTGCTTCAGTTTAA